In Oceanobacillus sp. FSL K6-2867, one DNA window encodes the following:
- a CDS encoding pseudouridine synthase — translation MANQSERLQKVIAQSGITSRRKAEQLIIDGKVRVNGQTVTELGTKVTSDDEVEVNGVPLEKESHVYYMLYKPRGVISSLKDDKNRKVVIDLMEEVTERVFPIGRLDYDTSGILLLTNDGEFANLLMHPKHEIDKVYVAKIKGIPDKKELGKLRKGIKADDDILKAVNYTILSTDKKKNTMVLELTLHEGKNRHIRRMMEQLGYPVMKLKREKYGMLTLDGLQPGDYRPLTPKEIKQIRNQASKIVKE, via the coding sequence ATGGCAAATCAAAGTGAACGACTACAAAAAGTAATTGCGCAAAGCGGTATAACCTCTAGAAGAAAAGCAGAACAGCTTATTATAGATGGGAAAGTCCGTGTAAATGGACAGACTGTAACAGAGCTTGGCACAAAAGTTACAAGTGATGACGAAGTTGAAGTGAACGGTGTTCCGCTGGAAAAAGAATCCCATGTATACTACATGCTATACAAACCAAGAGGAGTTATTTCCAGCTTGAAGGATGACAAAAATAGGAAAGTTGTAATTGATTTAATGGAGGAAGTGACAGAAAGAGTTTTTCCAATTGGCAGATTGGACTACGATACGTCAGGCATCCTGCTATTAACAAATGATGGGGAATTTGCTAACCTTTTAATGCATCCGAAGCATGAAATAGACAAGGTCTACGTCGCTAAAATTAAAGGGATTCCTGATAAAAAAGAACTTGGTAAGCTAAGAAAAGGGATTAAAGCAGATGATGATATTTTAAAAGCAGTGAACTATACGATTTTATCTACGGATAAGAAAAAAAACACAATGGTGCTTGAATTAACCTTGCATGAAGGGAAAAATCGTCATATTAGAAGAATGATGGAGCAGTTAGGCTACCCTGTGATGAAATTAAAAAGAGAAAAATATGGTATGCTTACATTGGATGGATTGCAGCCAGGAGATTATCGTCCATTGACACCGAAAGAAATAAAACAAATCAGAAATCAAGCTTCCAAAATTGTTAAAGAATAG
- the resA gene encoding thiol-disulfide oxidoreductase ResA encodes MSLDQIKSNKQKKKRNRFIFRTAILGVLVAAVVFALVSNLQEDSGGYKVGDKAPDFKLQQISENHEAESVQLSELKGKGVMLNFWATWCKPCKEEMPYMQELYPEYKEKGIEIVAVSLDGTELVVDRFIDDYGLTFPILHDKTSEVRDLYKVVPLPSTFFINPEGEIEEVVSGALSLESLEGYLQEIQPQTN; translated from the coding sequence TTGAGTTTGGATCAGATAAAAAGTAATAAACAAAAGAAAAAAAGAAACCGGTTCATTTTTAGAACAGCGATTCTTGGTGTCTTAGTAGCAGCGGTGGTATTTGCGCTCGTATCCAATTTACAAGAGGATAGCGGCGGTTATAAAGTTGGAGATAAGGCGCCAGACTTTAAACTTCAGCAAATTAGTGAGAACCATGAGGCAGAATCCGTTCAGCTTAGTGAGCTTAAAGGAAAAGGTGTCATGCTTAATTTCTGGGCAACTTGGTGTAAACCATGTAAAGAGGAAATGCCATATATGCAAGAGCTTTATCCTGAATACAAAGAAAAAGGAATTGAAATTGTTGCAGTTAGTTTGGATGGGACAGAACTTGTAGTTGATCGTTTTATTGATGATTATGGTTTAACATTTCCAATTCTTCATGATAAAACGAGTGAAGTGAGAGATTTATATAAAGTCGTACCATTACCGAGCACTTTTTTTATCAATCCTGAAGGAGAAATCGAGGAAGTCGTTAGTGGAGCACTTAGCTTAGAAAGTCTCGAAGGATATTTACAAGAAATACAACCGCAAACAAATTGA
- a CDS encoding cytochrome c biogenesis protein ResB — protein MNKIKCECGHVNPEGTVLCEACGKPIEGNQHIDGNEGKKLLNMRYDGTARRSQTYNKSIIDKIWSFFSSVKVGVWLIVITLVATMIGTIFPQEIYIPADAVSRDPAIFYEDRYGILGLIYYQLGFHNLYSSWWYMLLIALIGISLVICSLDRFVPLYKALKRQKAKRHESFLNRQRLYGESFHVTDEDIKKVKESLKKQRYKITDENGHILAEKGRFSRWGPYVNHIGLIIILLAAILRTTPLMHTEEFVWVREGQQIVLPGTKGEYYIKNKEFTMEVHDENDERFAEAIQKEGEVPSNFQTDIVIYQAKNASVPGAEPELEPILEQSIQMNKPAKFDKYTLYQQGYQVNEFSNMTFKVHETNDPDETSLGSFTVDLTNPESTYELDNGFRIQVDQYYPDYILDNGVPASQTNFPRNPAFVMLVYPPDSDTPEISFLGIGKNIDATGENEYKLGIEDFELHDASGLTLRVDFTLPFFILGAAIFMIGVIQGMYWQHRRIWIHPNENGILLAAHTNKNWFGIKKEIEKSIENTSFTMARDQQELEE, from the coding sequence ATGAATAAAATCAAATGTGAGTGTGGGCACGTTAATCCAGAAGGTACGGTTTTATGTGAAGCTTGCGGAAAGCCAATTGAAGGCAACCAGCACATAGATGGCAATGAAGGAAAAAAGTTGCTGAATATGCGCTATGACGGAACAGCCCGCCGCTCACAAACGTACAATAAATCCATAATTGATAAAATATGGAGTTTCTTTTCTTCTGTAAAAGTTGGTGTTTGGCTAATTGTAATAACGCTTGTCGCTACAATGATCGGCACAATTTTTCCGCAAGAAATATACATACCGGCAGATGCAGTATCACGTGATCCAGCGATATTTTATGAAGATCGTTATGGCATTTTAGGTTTAATTTATTATCAATTAGGCTTTCATAATTTATATAGTTCATGGTGGTACATGCTTTTAATTGCTCTTATTGGTATATCGCTTGTTATTTGCAGTCTTGACCGATTTGTACCATTATATAAAGCATTGAAAAGGCAGAAGGCGAAACGTCATGAATCATTTTTAAATAGACAGCGCTTATATGGTGAGTCATTCCATGTTACTGACGAGGATATCAAAAAGGTTAAAGAAAGTTTAAAAAAACAACGCTATAAAATTACCGATGAAAACGGTCATATCCTAGCTGAAAAGGGCAGATTTTCAAGATGGGGTCCATATGTTAACCATATTGGACTGATCATTATTCTATTGGCAGCGATTTTACGGACAACTCCGCTGATGCATACGGAAGAATTTGTTTGGGTTCGAGAAGGACAACAAATCGTACTACCTGGCACTAAAGGGGAGTACTATATCAAAAACAAAGAATTTACCATGGAAGTACATGATGAAAATGATGAACGATTTGCCGAGGCAATTCAAAAAGAAGGGGAAGTACCAAGTAATTTTCAAACAGATATTGTAATTTATCAAGCAAAAAATGCTTCAGTACCAGGCGCTGAACCGGAACTGGAGCCAATTTTGGAACAATCCATCCAGATGAATAAACCAGCTAAATTTGACAAGTATACATTGTACCAACAAGGCTATCAAGTAAATGAGTTTTCAAATATGACTTTTAAAGTTCATGAAACAAATGATCCGGATGAAACCTCATTAGGTTCATTTACTGTTGATCTAACGAACCCTGAGTCTACATATGAATTGGACAACGGATTCCGTATACAAGTAGATCAATATTATCCAGATTATATTCTGGATAATGGTGTTCCAGCATCACAAACGAATTTTCCAAGAAATCCTGCTTTCGTGATGCTTGTATATCCTCCTGATAGTGATACTCCTGAAATAAGTTTTCTCGGTATCGGAAAGAATATTGACGCAACAGGAGAAAATGAATATAAGTTAGGAATTGAGGATTTTGAATTACACGATGCCAGTGGGTTGACCTTGCGAGTTGATTTTACCTTGCCGTTCTTTATTCTAGGGGCAGCAATATTCATGATTGGAGTTATTCAGGGAATGTATTGGCAGCACCGCAGAATCTGGATTCATCCAAATGAAAATGGCATTTTATTGGCTGCACATACAAATAAAAACTGGTTTGGTATTAAGAAGGAAATTGAAAAATCAATTGAAAATACATCATTTACAATGGCCCGCGACCAGCAGGAATTAGAGGAATAA
- the ccsB gene encoding c-type cytochrome biogenesis protein CcsB produces the protein MDLLGLSSTMLYTAFILYLVATLFFGATIRQNKSERRQKTKSGTIGITITIVGFIAQLIYLITRWIASGHAPVSNMFEFMTFLGMSMVLAFIILYFYYRLSFLGLFALPIAMIIIAYASMFPTDISPLVPSLQSHWLYIHVTTVALGQGILFISFAAGIMYLIRQIDQSSLNKGSLWLEIVMYVMFLFIGFIVITTSFNIMDYHAEFEYTEAGTVTTTDYHLPAIAGPNEGTLLTEDVLEPWFETPTWMQGADAGRKFNTVIWSFITGTIIYGLVRLIIRKRVGAKLQPLLKNVKPDLLDEIMYRSVAIGFPVFTLGGLIFAAIWAQIAWGRFWGWDPKEVWALVTWFFYAAFLHLRLSRGWHGERSAWLAVGGFAIIMFNLIVVNLVLAGLHSYA, from the coding sequence ATGGACTTACTTGGTCTAAGTAGCACGATGCTTTATACAGCATTCATTTTATATTTGGTTGCTACGCTATTCTTTGGGGCGACGATTAGACAGAACAAATCGGAAAGAAGACAAAAAACAAAATCTGGAACAATTGGTATCACGATAACAATTGTCGGTTTTATTGCGCAGCTGATTTATCTGATAACAAGGTGGATTGCAAGTGGCCATGCCCCGGTCAGCAATATGTTCGAGTTTATGACATTTCTTGGAATGTCAATGGTGCTAGCTTTTATCATTCTTTATTTTTATTACAGGCTAAGCTTCCTTGGGTTATTTGCACTGCCAATTGCGATGATAATCATTGCATATGCAAGCATGTTTCCAACAGATATCTCGCCATTGGTGCCATCCTTGCAAAGTCATTGGTTGTATATTCATGTAACTACTGTAGCTTTAGGACAGGGAATTTTATTCATTAGTTTTGCTGCAGGTATCATGTATCTTATCAGACAGATTGATCAATCAAGCTTAAATAAGGGGAGCCTATGGCTTGAAATTGTAATGTATGTCATGTTCCTGTTTATTGGTTTTATTGTTATCACAACTTCATTTAATATTATGGACTATCATGCTGAATTTGAATATACGGAAGCCGGTACTGTGACTACAACAGATTATCATTTACCAGCTATTGCCGGTCCGAATGAAGGGACATTACTAACTGAGGATGTCCTGGAACCGTGGTTCGAAACGCCAACATGGATGCAAGGCGCGGACGCTGGCAGAAAATTCAATACTGTCATATGGTCATTTATTACAGGGACAATCATATATGGCCTTGTACGTTTAATTATCCGTAAACGCGTTGGAGCAAAGCTGCAGCCACTTTTAAAAAATGTAAAACCGGACCTATTAGACGAGATTATGTATCGTTCCGTTGCTATTGGATTTCCTGTATTCACATTAGGAGGTCTCATCTTCGCAGCTATCTGGGCCCAAATTGCATGGGGAAGATTCTGGGGCTGGGATCCAAAAGAGGTTTGGGCACTTGTTACATGGTTTTTCTATGCAGCCTTTCTACATCTGCGTTTATCGAGAGGCTGGCATGGGGAGAGATCCGCTTGGTTAGCAGTAGGTGGTTTTGCAATTATTATGTTTAACCTTATCGTTGTTAATCTCGTATTAGCAGGTCTGCATTCCTATGCTTGA
- a CDS encoding response regulator transcription factor, whose translation MDENVKILVVDDEERIRRLIRMYLEREDYVVEEAENGKDALEKALNNDYNVIVLDIMMPEMDGIETCQELRKEKDTPVIMLTAKGEEANRVQGFEVGADDYIVKPFSPREAVLRVKALLRRVTAASFQEADTASKNILVFPHITIDHDAHRVTADGEEVSLTPKEYELLCFLAKSPDKVFNREHLLKEVWQYEFFGDLRTVDTHVKRLREKLSSVSKPAAKMIVTVWGVGYKFEVDDV comes from the coding sequence ATGGATGAAAATGTAAAGATATTAGTTGTTGATGACGAGGAAAGAATTCGCAGACTAATTCGCATGTACTTGGAACGCGAAGATTATGTTGTGGAAGAAGCCGAAAATGGAAAAGATGCTTTAGAAAAGGCTTTAAACAATGATTATAATGTCATTGTATTAGATATTATGATGCCTGAAATGGATGGTATCGAAACATGTCAAGAACTGAGAAAAGAAAAGGATACTCCTGTTATTATGCTGACGGCTAAAGGAGAAGAAGCCAATCGCGTACAAGGTTTTGAAGTTGGAGCAGATGATTATATTGTAAAGCCGTTTAGCCCAAGAGAAGCTGTTTTACGTGTAAAGGCATTATTGCGAAGAGTGACTGCAGCATCTTTTCAGGAAGCTGATACTGCTTCAAAAAATATCTTAGTATTTCCACATATTACGATTGACCATGATGCACATCGTGTTACGGCAGACGGAGAAGAAGTAAGCTTGACACCGAAAGAATACGAATTACTATGCTTTTTAGCGAAATCACCGGATAAAGTATTTAATCGGGAACATCTTTTGAAAGAAGTATGGCAATATGAATTCTTTGGTGATTTACGTACAGTAGATACACATGTGAAAAGACTACGGGAAAAATTAAGCAGTGTATCCAAGCCGGCAGCTAAAATGATTGTAACTGTTTGGGGTGTTGGCTATAAATTTGAAGTTGATGATGTATAA
- a CDS encoding ATP-binding protein has protein sequence MFWRSVVGKLSLTILLLVAFVLFVLSFFLMEFFENFHILEAEDDMLQTATKISTLVERDEDREFIEEMTELLKDPSSRIVIVYEQDDLWTSTSSDEDLMQAEEHWIQESEEFRQVLYNRREIKKQIFLPDEDNEIMIVGSPIESGGAIFVYQSLDAIYQTKAQTSKLILLSAGIAIMLTTFFAVFLSTRITSPLIKMREAAYNLTRGEFNTKVPVLTHDEIGELATEFNRMGRQLKFHINALRQEKEQLSSIVSSMADGVVTINRNGDILVINPPAKKYMENWYFENDITDDQNRKLPSELNEALQEVFESEQAVLREISLQGRSYVMLMTPLYDQSYIRGAVAVIRDMTDERRLDKLRKDFIANVSHELRTPISMLQGYSEAIVDDIADTKEAKNELAQIIHEESLRMGRLVNELLDLARMEAGQIQLNLETIEVESYAKRVVNKFKSLAADNGIELSLLLAIDVPEAIFDPDRIEQVFTNLIDNALRHTSEGGKVQVTIANRENELYVEIEDSGSGIPEEDLPFVFERFYKADKSRVRNKEKKGTGLGLSIVKHLIDAHHGVILAKSKLNQGTAFSFRLPQNKHNH, from the coding sequence ATGTTTTGGCGTAGTGTAGTTGGAAAACTCTCATTAACCATTCTGCTGCTGGTTGCATTTGTTTTATTCGTTTTGTCATTTTTTCTAATGGAGTTCTTTGAAAATTTCCATATACTTGAAGCGGAAGATGATATGCTGCAAACGGCGACAAAAATTTCTACTCTCGTTGAAAGAGATGAGGATAGAGAATTTATTGAGGAAATGACTGAGCTATTAAAGGATCCATCTAGCCGAATTGTAATTGTATACGAGCAGGACGATCTATGGACTTCCACTAGCAGTGATGAAGATTTAATGCAAGCTGAAGAGCATTGGATTCAAGAAAGCGAAGAATTTAGACAAGTTCTTTATAATCGCCGGGAAATAAAGAAACAAATTTTTCTGCCTGATGAGGATAATGAAATTATGATTGTGGGATCACCAATTGAATCGGGCGGAGCAATCTTTGTTTACCAATCGTTGGATGCAATTTACCAAACAAAAGCACAAACTTCAAAGTTGATTCTTCTTAGTGCAGGGATTGCAATTATGCTGACTACATTCTTTGCTGTCTTTTTATCGACAAGAATTACTTCTCCACTGATAAAAATGCGGGAAGCGGCATATAACCTTACCAGAGGCGAATTCAATACTAAGGTTCCTGTTTTGACACATGATGAAATTGGCGAGCTTGCAACAGAATTCAATCGCATGGGAAGACAGCTGAAATTCCATATTAATGCACTAAGACAAGAAAAAGAACAATTATCAAGTATTGTTAGTTCAATGGCAGATGGTGTCGTAACGATAAACCGAAATGGTGATATTCTTGTTATTAATCCACCAGCCAAAAAATATATGGAAAACTGGTACTTCGAGAATGATATTACAGATGACCAAAACCGCAAACTTCCCAGTGAACTTAATGAAGCACTTCAAGAAGTTTTTGAAAGTGAACAGGCTGTGCTTCGGGAAATTAGCCTGCAGGGCAGAAGTTACGTTATGTTAATGACACCATTATATGATCAATCCTATATTAGGGGTGCGGTGGCGGTAATTCGTGATATGACAGATGAAAGAAGGTTAGATAAGCTGCGTAAAGATTTTATCGCAAATGTTTCGCACGAGTTGCGTACACCAATATCAATGCTCCAAGGATATAGTGAGGCAATTGTAGACGATATTGCAGATACTAAAGAAGCTAAAAATGAACTTGCCCAAATAATCCATGAGGAATCATTGCGCATGGGCCGACTTGTAAATGAACTTCTTGATCTAGCGAGAATGGAAGCTGGGCAAATACAGTTAAATTTAGAGACAATAGAAGTAGAATCATATGCAAAGCGGGTTGTTAATAAATTCAAGAGTTTAGCTGCTGATAACGGTATTGAGTTATCTCTATTATTGGCCATCGATGTTCCAGAAGCAATATTTGATCCAGATCGAATTGAACAGGTTTTTACAAATCTTATCGATAATGCGCTGCGTCATACTTCAGAAGGCGGTAAAGTCCAAGTAACAATAGCCAATCGTGAAAATGAACTATATGTGGAAATTGAAGATAGTGGCAGCGGGATTCCGGAAGAAGATTTACCATTTGTTTTTGAACGCTTTTATAAAGCAGATAAATCACGAGTTCGTAATAAAGAGAAAAAAGGTACAGGATTAGGGCTATCTATCGTGAAACATCTCATTGATGCGCACCATGGTGTGATTCTTGCTAAAAGTAAGCTAAATCAGGGTACTGCTTTCAGCTTTAGACTTCCGCAAAATAAACACAATCACTAG
- a CDS encoding DUF4430 domain-containing protein, which produces MKLKKWIFQFTVTLMTIGLLFGCSSDDNTNQNTSVSTNNSSQSEEVAEDSVRITVSINEGEEYVAEEEIEIEQGDILMDVMEENFYIETEHDGQFITSIERVAASDEEKTAWMFFVNDEMATVGAGEYELSPGDVVVFDLQSWE; this is translated from the coding sequence ATGAAATTGAAAAAATGGATTTTCCAGTTTACGGTCACTCTCATGACAATTGGATTGCTGTTTGGTTGTTCATCAGACGACAATACAAACCAAAACACGTCAGTAAGCACAAATAATTCATCACAGTCTGAAGAAGTTGCAGAAGATTCGGTACGTATTACTGTTTCTATCAATGAAGGGGAAGAATATGTAGCTGAAGAAGAGATCGAGATTGAACAAGGCGATATTCTGATGGATGTCATGGAAGAGAATTTCTACATCGAAACTGAGCATGACGGTCAGTTTATTACAAGTATAGAACGGGTTGCAGCTAGTGATGAAGAGAAAACTGCATGGATGTTCTTCGTAAACGATGAAATGGCAACAGTTGGTGCTGGTGAATATGAGTTATCTCCTGGAGATGTTGTTGTTTTTGATTTACAATCCTGGGAATAA
- a CDS encoding ECF transporter S component: MSTYRLTILALLAALAVGGRYIFQFIPNVQPVTALIIICGIILGPMSALLLAILTTFLSNMLLGMGLWTIWQTVSWGIIGLISGLLSKMLKRVPFVIIVLFAIFSGYFYGFIISLTTYQVTGKFWPYYIAGLPFDTSHAIGNAIFIVLLYPIISFLFKEYAYNRFDIKNTD, translated from the coding sequence ATGAGCACATATAGACTTACAATTCTTGCACTACTAGCGGCTTTGGCTGTTGGCGGAAGATATATCTTTCAATTTATTCCGAACGTACAGCCTGTCACAGCGTTAATTATTATTTGTGGTATTATACTTGGTCCAATGTCCGCTCTATTATTAGCAATTTTAACTACATTTCTTTCAAATATGCTCTTGGGTATGGGCTTATGGACAATTTGGCAAACCGTCTCCTGGGGAATAATTGGGTTAATAAGTGGACTATTAAGTAAAATGCTAAAACGTGTACCATTTGTTATTATTGTCCTTTTTGCAATATTTAGTGGATATTTTTATGGCTTCATTATATCGTTAACCACATACCAGGTTACAGGTAAGTTTTGGCCATATTATATTGCGGGACTTCCTTTTGACACAAGTCATGCAATTGGCAACGCAATTTTTATAGTGCTTCTGTATCCGATTATCTCCTTTTTATTTAAAGAATATGCATATAATAGGTTTGACATAAAAAATACCGACTGA
- a CDS encoding RNA polymerase sigma factor SigX, with protein sequence MKAVFDKFYDTYHQDLFQYIFYMVKDRETTEDLVQEVYIKVLKSYDNFKGESSEKTWLFSIARHVTYDYFRSLKRKRDRIYEFFNWNDKGCLIPDLSKLPEEVAEENDQIKQVYTYLNHCTLDQRNVIILRYLQSFSIQETAEILNFTVSKVKTTQHRALKALKKAMVEGNKKGGDASEN encoded by the coding sequence ATGAAGGCCGTTTTCGATAAATTTTATGATACCTACCATCAAGACCTTTTCCAATACATTTTCTATATGGTGAAAGACAGAGAGACGACAGAAGACTTGGTTCAAGAGGTTTATATAAAAGTGTTAAAATCATATGATAATTTCAAGGGTGAAAGCAGTGAGAAAACATGGCTTTTTTCAATTGCACGACACGTTACGTATGATTATTTCCGTTCATTAAAAAGGAAAAGAGATCGAATATATGAGTTCTTTAATTGGAATGATAAGGGTTGTTTAATACCTGATTTAAGCAAGCTTCCAGAAGAAGTCGCCGAAGAAAACGATCAAATCAAACAAGTGTATACATACTTAAACCATTGTACACTGGACCAAAGGAATGTAATAATACTTCGTTATTTGCAATCCTTTTCCATACAAGAAACTGCTGAAATACTTAATTTTACCGTTAGTAAGGTGAAAACGACTCAGCATCGTGCATTAAAGGCATTAAAAAAAGCGATGGTTGAAGGCAACAAGAAAGGAGGAGATGCTAGTGAGAACTAA
- a CDS encoding ferredoxin: MKYTIVDKETCIACGACGAAAPRIFSYDDEGLSYVLVDENTGTSVIPESCEEELIDAYEGCPTDSIKIAKKPFHGNPLKYIEA; encoded by the coding sequence ATGAAGTACACCATTGTAGACAAGGAAACATGTATAGCCTGTGGCGCTTGTGGTGCGGCTGCTCCCAGGATTTTCAGCTATGATGATGAAGGGCTTTCTTACGTTCTCGTCGATGAAAATACAGGTACTTCTGTTATCCCTGAAAGCTGTGAGGAAGAGTTAATCGATGCATATGAAGGATGTCCAACTGATTCCATTAAAATCGCAAAAAAACCGTTTCATGGTAATCCATTAAAATATATTGAAGCATAA
- a CDS encoding helix-turn-helix domain-containing protein yields MFFESILLQCFSQLNGERSASSVFHLLNGNKSIQTIQDAHSYQLDPFYGIYRHLKRNLFNQKVSSLLEEGYLYELEGETKTLRITEKALQFLDETKQQYPFEYFKGMRYKETADMFQLRLLLLIQTLTNTKMKFYHFIPITDQPSVEKWVKQIYRKLKTNETHALQAIYQELHQLLDVFPNSYADLFVDRLTGYKAYGKSSSQLAALYKLPIMDVQLLLTGIIHKIIQTIENEREKYPVFSFLLGGLTEEIPITKSANQTYYLLQKKYTLDQIALMRNLKINTIHDHIVEIALYDPLFTLDHYITKERQQQIIDAINQKQTFKLKDIKKTVQDDISYFEIRLVLAAKKNRNTESSRFY; encoded by the coding sequence TTGTTTTTTGAGAGTATTTTATTACAATGTTTTTCCCAGCTTAATGGTGAAAGATCTGCATCAAGCGTATTTCATTTATTAAATGGAAATAAATCGATTCAAACTATTCAAGATGCACATAGCTATCAACTAGATCCGTTTTACGGTATTTATCGACATTTAAAGAGGAACTTATTCAATCAAAAAGTGTCTTCCTTGTTGGAAGAAGGATATTTATATGAGTTGGAAGGTGAAACGAAGACTTTACGAATAACAGAAAAGGCATTACAATTTCTGGATGAGACCAAGCAGCAATATCCATTCGAGTATTTTAAGGGAATGCGATACAAAGAAACAGCAGATATGTTTCAATTACGATTACTGTTGCTTATCCAAACATTAACCAATACAAAAATGAAGTTTTATCATTTTATTCCGATAACTGATCAGCCATCCGTTGAAAAATGGGTTAAACAAATTTACAGGAAATTAAAAACAAATGAGACGCATGCTCTGCAGGCGATTTATCAAGAGCTGCATCAGTTGTTAGATGTATTCCCAAATAGCTATGCCGATTTATTTGTTGATCGTTTAACAGGCTATAAAGCATACGGTAAAAGTTCGAGCCAACTAGCGGCATTATATAAACTCCCGATTATGGATGTGCAACTTTTACTGACGGGCATTATCCATAAGATAATTCAAACAATCGAAAATGAACGAGAGAAATATCCTGTTTTTTCTTTTTTATTAGGTGGCTTAACAGAGGAAATTCCAATTACGAAGTCGGCTAATCAAACTTATTATTTGTTGCAAAAGAAGTATACGCTCGATCAAATAGCACTTATGAGAAATTTGAAAATCAATACAATCCATGATCATATTGTAGAAATTGCTTTATATGACCCTTTATTTACTTTAGATCATTACATAACAAAAGAGAGGCAGCAACAAATTATCGACGCAATCAATCAGAAACAAACGTTTAAATTGAAAGATATTAAGAAGACTGTACAGGATGACATTAGCTACTTTGAGATACGACTTGTTTTGGCGGCAAAAAAGAACAGAAATACAGAATCAAGCAGATTCTATTGA